From a single Mycolicibacterium mengxianglii genomic region:
- a CDS encoding PadR family transcriptional regulator, with protein sequence MNTPFPPQDSPFSGRPFPGQPGFGFGFPPADRRAMHEHRRGARRELREHLRQHGGPAFGGFGGPGFGGPGFGGPGFGFGPGPFAGRGGHRGPGRGGRGRRGDVRAAILTLLTERPMHGYEMIQEIASRTDGLWKPSPGSVYPTLQLLVDEGLIVATESEGSKKLFDLTEDGQAAAAKVETAPWDVITEGADPAQMNLRAATGQLFGAVAQSAHAASEEQQQRIIEIVNNARREIYQILGED encoded by the coding sequence ATGAACACCCCATTCCCACCTCAAGACAGTCCCTTCTCCGGCCGGCCCTTCCCCGGCCAGCCCGGTTTCGGGTTCGGATTCCCGCCCGCTGACCGGCGCGCCATGCACGAACATCGCCGCGGCGCCCGCCGCGAGTTGCGCGAGCACCTCCGCCAGCACGGCGGCCCCGCTTTCGGCGGTTTCGGCGGGCCGGGTTTCGGTGGCCCCGGTTTCGGCGGCCCCGGATTCGGCTTCGGCCCGGGCCCCTTCGCCGGACGCGGCGGACATCGCGGCCCCGGCCGCGGCGGGCGCGGCAGACGCGGCGATGTCCGCGCCGCCATCCTGACGCTGCTCACCGAACGGCCCATGCACGGCTACGAGATGATCCAGGAGATCGCCTCCCGTACCGACGGCCTGTGGAAGCCCAGCCCCGGCTCGGTTTACCCGACGCTCCAACTGCTGGTCGACGAGGGCTTGATCGTCGCCACCGAATCCGAAGGCAGCAAAAAGCTTTTCGACCTCACCGAGGACGGCCAGGCCGCGGCGGCCAAGGTCGAGACCGCACCCTGGGATGTCATCACCGAAGGTGCCGACCCCGCGCAGATGAACCTGCGGGCCGCGACGGGTCAGCTGTTCGGAGCGGTAGCGCAGTCCGCGCACGCCGCCTCCGAGGAACAGCAGCAGCGCATCATCGAGATCGTCAACAACGCCCGCCGCGAGATCTACCAGATCCTCGGCGAAGACTAG
- a CDS encoding GntR family transcriptional regulator has protein sequence MPDRRHSAALFKAVVVRPGGRDGGSTQNIVDELRRVILDGAVPPGTPIPLGEVAEMFGVSHIPVRESLKTLTGEGLVQHRRNSGYAVAQLTASELAEMYIVRETLEFAAMAAALQHATDDDRAHLSEVHATLEQALKFDDAQAYHRHSRQFHMALSRPSRMLRLVHMLESAWNMTEPVQLMVHVEQSQRELLNDDHRVMLDAFLAGDTESLLAAAALHNKRLNNVVASLPTDTGLVSRDH, from the coding sequence ATGCCTGACCGCCGCCACTCCGCAGCCCTCTTCAAGGCCGTTGTCGTGCGCCCCGGCGGCCGGGACGGCGGTTCGACCCAGAACATCGTCGACGAACTACGGCGGGTGATCCTGGACGGCGCCGTGCCGCCGGGCACGCCCATCCCTCTGGGCGAGGTTGCCGAGATGTTCGGCGTCAGCCACATCCCGGTGCGTGAGAGCCTGAAAACCCTTACCGGAGAAGGGCTGGTGCAACATCGCCGCAATTCCGGCTACGCGGTGGCCCAGCTGACCGCAAGCGAACTCGCCGAGATGTACATCGTGCGCGAGACACTGGAATTCGCCGCGATGGCCGCCGCCCTGCAGCACGCCACCGACGACGACCGCGCGCATCTGTCCGAAGTGCACGCCACTCTCGAGCAGGCGCTGAAGTTCGATGACGCGCAGGCCTACCACCGCCACAGCCGGCAATTCCACATGGCGCTGAGCCGCCCGTCGCGCATGCTACGGCTGGTGCACATGCTCGAATCCGCCTGGAACATGACCGAACCCGTGCAGTTGATGGTCCATGTGGAGCAGAGCCAGCGGGAACTGCTCAACGACGACCATCGCGTCATGCTGGATGCGTTCCTTGCCGGTGACACCGAATCGCTGCTGGCAGCAGCCGCGCTGCACAACAAGCGCCTCAACAACGTGGTGGCCTCGCTGCCCACCGATACCGGCCTGGTGAGCCGAGACCACTGA
- a CDS encoding NCS1 family nucleobase:cation symporter-1 gives MTDTRDLPPGARVGAGDSVEAAGHPVGGGIIKPGYDPRLTNEDLAPLGKQSWTSYNIFAFWMSDVHSVGGYVTAGSLFALGLASWQVLIALLVGIVIVNIFCNLVAKPSQLTGVPYPVVCRSSFGVLGANIPAIIRGLIAVAWYGIQTYLASAALDVVLLKLFPGLAPYADVDQYGFTGLSLLGWCSFALLWVLQACVFWRGMESIRKFIDFCGPAVYVVMFILCGYLLYRSGWHVSLSLGGEKQGNTIAVMLGAIALVVSYFSGPMLNFGDFSRYGKSFAAVKKGNFLGLPVNFLVFSLLVVVTAAATVPVFGELLTDPVTTVARIDSTMAIVLGALTFTIATIGINIVANFISPAFDFSNVSPQRISWRMGGMIAAVGSVLLTPWNLYNNPEVIHYTLETLGAFIGPLFGVLIADFYLVRKQHIAIDDLFTLSETANYWYKKGYNPAAVAATLVGAILAMIPVLTGSSFDTMAVAAQYSWFIGCGVGFGLYYLLATRGPWKTVPLREAEPQPEAVV, from the coding sequence ATGACCGATACCCGAGATCTCCCCCCCGGCGCCAGGGTCGGCGCCGGAGACTCCGTGGAAGCCGCAGGTCATCCCGTCGGCGGCGGGATCATCAAGCCCGGTTACGATCCCCGGCTGACCAACGAGGACCTCGCCCCGCTGGGCAAGCAGAGCTGGACGTCGTACAACATCTTCGCGTTCTGGATGTCCGATGTGCACAGCGTCGGCGGCTACGTCACCGCCGGTAGCCTGTTCGCGCTCGGCCTGGCCAGCTGGCAGGTGCTGATCGCCCTGCTGGTGGGCATCGTGATCGTCAACATCTTCTGCAACCTGGTGGCCAAACCCAGCCAGCTGACCGGGGTGCCGTACCCGGTGGTCTGCCGCAGCAGCTTCGGCGTGCTCGGCGCCAACATCCCGGCCATCATCCGAGGCCTGATCGCGGTGGCCTGGTACGGCATTCAGACCTACCTCGCCTCGGCTGCGCTGGATGTGGTGCTGCTCAAGCTCTTCCCCGGCCTCGCCCCGTACGCCGACGTCGATCAGTACGGCTTCACCGGCCTGTCCCTGCTGGGCTGGTGCAGCTTCGCGCTGCTGTGGGTGCTGCAGGCCTGTGTGTTCTGGCGCGGCATGGAATCCATCCGCAAGTTCATCGACTTCTGCGGCCCGGCCGTGTACGTCGTGATGTTCATCCTGTGCGGCTACCTGCTGTACCGCTCCGGCTGGCACGTCAGCCTCAGCCTGGGCGGCGAGAAGCAGGGCAACACCATTGCCGTCATGCTCGGCGCCATCGCGCTGGTGGTGTCCTACTTCTCCGGACCGATGCTCAACTTCGGCGACTTCTCCCGCTACGGCAAGTCTTTCGCCGCGGTCAAGAAGGGCAACTTCCTGGGCCTGCCCGTCAACTTCCTGGTGTTCTCGCTGCTGGTCGTGGTCACCGCGGCCGCGACGGTCCCGGTGTTCGGCGAGTTGCTCACCGACCCGGTGACCACGGTTGCGCGCATCGACAGCACCATGGCGATCGTGCTGGGCGCGCTTACCTTCACGATCGCGACCATCGGCATCAACATCGTCGCCAACTTCATCTCCCCGGCTTTCGACTTCTCCAACGTCAGCCCGCAGCGGATCAGCTGGCGTATGGGCGGCATGATCGCCGCGGTCGGGTCGGTACTGCTGACGCCGTGGAACCTCTACAACAATCCGGAGGTCATCCACTACACGCTGGAGACCCTGGGCGCCTTCATCGGCCCGCTGTTCGGTGTCCTGATCGCCGACTTCTACCTGGTGCGTAAGCAGCACATCGCCATCGACGACCTGTTCACCCTCTCCGAGACCGCCAACTACTGGTACAAGAAGGGCTACAACCCGGCGGCGGTGGCGGCGACGCTGGTCGGGGCGATCCTGGCGATGATCCCCGTACTGACGGGCAGCTCCTTCGACACGATGGCAGTCGCTGCCCAATACAGCTGGTTCATCGGCTGCGGCGTCGGGTTCGGCCTGTACTACCTGCTGGCCACCCGGGGCCCGTGGAAGACAGTGCCGCTGCGGGAGGCGGAGCCCCAGCCGGAAGCCGTCGTCTGA
- a CDS encoding class I SAM-dependent methyltransferase: MDHMTSRTGEIDRMPRGGPDASCLDRLLETDRLEYLDRHDVDDAVKRQVIGALDWTGRVFGNHRRVAEIALEVIADVPDPRILELGAGHGAVSRLLLENHPSAHVTITDVNTESVAAIAASELGSHPRATVRAMDATAIDAPDGAFDLVLFALSFHHLAPAQAARVFAEGTRVGRVLVIVDLPRPPAPLHLLRLATMLPFALFVPFVHDGVISSLRCYSPSALRALAEHAHPDIALTLRGGINSPQVVLARRV, translated from the coding sequence ATGGACCACATGACTTCGCGGACCGGGGAAATCGATCGCATGCCACGCGGGGGACCCGACGCCTCCTGCCTGGACCGGCTGCTGGAAACCGACCGCCTGGAGTACCTGGACCGCCACGACGTCGACGACGCGGTGAAGCGTCAGGTCATCGGGGCGCTGGACTGGACGGGGCGGGTGTTCGGTAACCACCGCCGGGTCGCCGAGATCGCGCTGGAGGTGATCGCCGACGTGCCCGACCCCCGGATCCTGGAACTGGGCGCCGGCCACGGGGCAGTATCGCGGCTACTACTGGAGAACCATCCGAGCGCACACGTCACCATCACCGACGTCAACACCGAATCGGTGGCCGCGATCGCCGCCTCCGAGTTGGGCTCCCATCCCCGTGCCACGGTGCGGGCGATGGACGCCACCGCCATCGACGCGCCGGACGGCGCCTTCGACCTGGTGCTGTTCGCACTGAGCTTTCACCATCTGGCGCCGGCGCAGGCTGCCCGGGTGTTCGCCGAGGGCACCCGTGTCGGCCGCGTGTTGGTGATCGTCGACCTGCCGCGCCCACCGGCGCCGCTGCATCTGCTGCGACTGGCGACCATGTTGCCGTTCGCGCTGTTCGTACCGTTCGTGCACGACGGGGTTATCAGCTCGCTGCGCTGCTACAGTCCGTCGGCGCTGCGGGCACTCGCCGAGCATGCGCACCCGGACATCGCGCTGACATTGCGCGGTGGCATCAACTCGCCCCAGGTGGTGCTGGCCCGCCGGGTTTGA
- the glpK gene encoding glycerol kinase GlpK has protein sequence MPDFVAAIDQGTTSTRAMIFDHSGAEIGRHQLEHEQILPRAGWVEHDPVEIWERTASVLMSVLNKTSLEATDLAALGITNQRETTLVWNRKTGRPYYNAIVWQDTRTDRIAAALDRDGRGDVIRQKAGLPPATYFSGGKVQWILDNVDGVREAAERGDAIFGTTDSWLLWNLTGGTRGGVHVTDVTNASRTMLMDLETLDWDDELLSFFGIPRQMLPRIVSSSSPEPYGVTLPTGPLAGEVPLTAALGDQQAAMVGQVCLSVGEAKNTYGTGNFLLLNTGENIVRSKNGLLTTVCYRFGDAKPVYALEGSIAVTGSAVQWLRDQLGIISGAAQSETLARQVDDNGGVYFVPAFSGLFAPYWRSDARGAIVGLSRFNTNAHVARAALEAICYQSRDVVDAMEADSGVHLEVLKVDGGITANELCMQIQADVLGVEVVKPVVAETTALGAAYAAGLAVGFWSDPQELRANWQEGQRWSPSWSEDQRSTGYAGWQKAVQRTLDWVDLE, from the coding sequence ATTCCTGACTTCGTAGCTGCTATCGACCAGGGCACCACCAGTACGCGAGCGATGATCTTCGACCACAGTGGCGCCGAGATCGGTCGGCACCAGCTCGAACACGAGCAGATCCTGCCGCGGGCGGGTTGGGTGGAACACGACCCGGTGGAGATCTGGGAACGTACCGCCTCGGTGCTGATGTCGGTGCTGAACAAGACGTCGCTGGAGGCCACCGATCTGGCCGCGCTCGGCATCACCAATCAACGCGAGACGACCCTGGTGTGGAACCGCAAAACCGGCCGGCCCTATTACAACGCCATCGTCTGGCAGGACACCCGCACCGACAGGATCGCCGCCGCGCTCGACCGTGACGGCCGGGGTGACGTGATCCGCCAGAAGGCCGGGCTGCCGCCGGCGACGTACTTCTCCGGCGGCAAGGTGCAGTGGATCCTGGACAACGTCGACGGGGTGCGCGAGGCGGCCGAACGCGGCGATGCCATTTTCGGGACCACGGACTCCTGGCTGCTGTGGAACCTCACCGGCGGTACGCGAGGCGGGGTGCACGTCACCGATGTGACCAATGCCAGCCGGACGATGCTGATGGATCTGGAGACCCTGGATTGGGACGACGAACTGTTGTCGTTCTTCGGGATTCCGCGCCAGATGCTGCCGCGGATCGTGTCCTCGTCGTCGCCGGAACCGTACGGGGTGACGTTGCCGACGGGCCCGCTGGCCGGTGAGGTGCCGTTGACGGCGGCCCTCGGTGATCAGCAGGCGGCGATGGTGGGGCAGGTGTGTCTGTCGGTCGGTGAGGCCAAGAACACCTATGGCACCGGCAATTTCCTGCTGCTGAACACCGGCGAGAACATCGTGCGGTCGAAGAACGGGTTGCTGACCACGGTGTGCTACCGCTTCGGTGACGCCAAACCTGTTTACGCACTTGAGGGTTCGATCGCGGTGACGGGTTCGGCTGTGCAGTGGTTGCGTGACCAGCTGGGGATCATCAGTGGCGCCGCGCAGAGTGAGACGCTGGCCCGCCAGGTCGACGACAACGGCGGGGTGTACTTCGTTCCCGCGTTCTCCGGGTTGTTCGCGCCGTATTGGCGTTCCGATGCCCGTGGCGCCATCGTCGGGCTGTCGCGTTTCAACACCAATGCGCACGTGGCGCGGGCGGCGTTGGAGGCGATCTGCTACCAGAGTCGCGATGTGGTCGATGCCATGGAGGCCGATTCCGGTGTGCACCTGGAGGTGTTGAAGGTCGACGGCGGGATCACGGCCAATGAGCTGTGCATGCAGATCCAGGCTGATGTGCTCGGTGTCGAGGTGGTCAAGCCGGTGGTGGCCGAGACGACGGCGCTGGGTGCGGCCTATGCGGCCGGACTGGCGGTCGGGTTCTGGTCGGATCCCCAAGAGCTGCGGGCGAATTGGCAGGAGGGTCAGCGCTGGTCCCCGTCATGGTCGGAGGACCAGCGCTCGACCGGCTACGCCGGTTGGCAGAAGGCCGTGCAACGCACCCTCGATTGGGTCGACCTCGAGTGA
- a CDS encoding helix-turn-helix domain-containing protein, producing the protein MSPETGDEQALAIRTGGAIRAIREKSGLSMREAAARAGISQPFLSQIERGLSMPSMITVYRLAEALAVTPGDLLPTSTESKVTVVRRTEGRLLPVAERPDAALGRVLVLSPDERLQIIEYRIEGEQYIGEWFATPGLLAVYLISGELDIVVEGAGTYRIGAGDLITHPSPLRHRWLLVDNQPAEALLVIAG; encoded by the coding sequence ATGAGCCCCGAAACAGGCGACGAACAGGCGCTCGCCATCCGGACCGGAGGCGCGATCCGGGCCATCCGTGAAAAGTCCGGGCTATCGATGCGGGAAGCCGCCGCGCGGGCGGGAATCAGCCAGCCGTTCCTGAGCCAGATCGAACGCGGCCTCAGCATGCCGTCGATGATCACCGTCTATCGGCTCGCCGAGGCCCTGGCCGTCACGCCCGGCGACCTGTTGCCGACCAGCACCGAGTCCAAGGTGACGGTAGTGCGCCGCACCGAGGGACGGCTGCTGCCGGTGGCCGAGCGCCCCGACGCGGCGCTGGGCCGGGTCTTGGTCCTCAGTCCCGACGAGCGACTGCAAATCATCGAATACCGCATCGAGGGTGAGCAGTACATCGGTGAATGGTTCGCGACGCCGGGCCTGTTGGCGGTCTACCTGATTTCCGGGGAACTCGACATCGTGGTCGAGGGCGCCGGCACCTACCGGATCGGCGCGGGCGACCTGATCACCCATCCGTCGCCGTTGCGGCACCGGTGGCTACTGGTGGACAACCAGCCGGCCGAGGCGCTGCTGGTCATCGCCGGGTGA
- a CDS encoding MFS transporter has product MTIADPPIHPGADATDSSRVRTALLSSLVGTTIEWYDFFLYATAASLVFNHAFFPDQSSFVGTMLSFATFAVGFLVRPIGGFVFGHIGDRIGRKRTLAMTMFLMGGATALMGVLPTAAQIGVLAPVLLLLLRVAQGFALGGEWAGAVLLAVEHSPAKRRGFSGSVPQIGLALGLALGTGVFALLQVLLSEEAFLSYGWRIAFLVSVVLVIFGVVVRLKAAETPAFEKVRDDEQRSAIPVKDIFRPPMLKTTVLGMLSRWGEGAAFNTWGVFAISYATATLHFEKVPVLMVVTASALLMAVLLPVSGMLVDRFGAKVVYGTGIAAYAVAVFPVFALFNTGSMVAYAVGMVVVFGIIHAWFYGAQGTLYASLFPTRIRYTGLSTVYQLSGVYASGLTPLILTALIAAGGKTPWLACGYLVGTALISVVATALLRPKQLSEL; this is encoded by the coding sequence GTGACTATCGCCGACCCACCGATCCACCCCGGAGCCGACGCCACCGACTCGTCGCGGGTGCGTACCGCGCTGCTGTCCAGCCTGGTCGGCACCACCATCGAGTGGTACGACTTCTTCCTCTACGCCACCGCGGCGAGCCTGGTGTTCAACCACGCGTTCTTCCCGGACCAGAGCTCCTTCGTCGGGACCATGCTGTCGTTCGCGACGTTCGCGGTGGGCTTCCTGGTGCGCCCGATCGGCGGGTTCGTGTTCGGACACATCGGTGACCGGATCGGGCGCAAACGCACCCTGGCGATGACGATGTTCCTGATGGGCGGGGCCACGGCGCTGATGGGCGTGCTGCCGACGGCAGCGCAGATCGGGGTGCTGGCGCCGGTGCTGCTGTTGCTGCTGCGGGTCGCGCAGGGGTTCGCACTCGGTGGCGAGTGGGCCGGTGCGGTGCTGTTGGCCGTCGAGCACAGCCCGGCAAAACGCCGCGGCTTCTCCGGCAGCGTGCCGCAGATCGGCCTGGCCCTGGGCCTGGCGCTGGGCACCGGAGTTTTCGCGTTGTTGCAGGTGCTGCTGTCGGAGGAAGCATTTCTGTCGTACGGCTGGCGGATCGCGTTCCTGGTCAGCGTGGTGCTGGTGATCTTCGGAGTGGTGGTGCGACTCAAGGCCGCCGAGACTCCGGCGTTCGAGAAGGTGCGCGACGACGAACAGCGTTCCGCGATCCCGGTCAAGGACATCTTCCGCCCGCCGATGCTGAAGACCACCGTGCTCGGCATGTTGTCGCGCTGGGGCGAGGGTGCCGCCTTCAACACCTGGGGCGTGTTCGCCATCTCCTACGCGACGGCCACCCTGCACTTCGAGAAGGTGCCGGTGCTGATGGTGGTGACGGCCTCGGCATTGCTGATGGCGGTGCTGCTGCCCGTGTCGGGGATGCTGGTCGACCGGTTCGGCGCCAAGGTGGTCTACGGCACCGGCATCGCCGCCTACGCGGTCGCGGTCTTCCCGGTGTTCGCGCTGTTCAACACCGGCAGCATGGTGGCCTACGCCGTCGGCATGGTGGTGGTGTTCGGCATCATCCACGCCTGGTTCTACGGCGCGCAGGGCACGCTGTACGCATCGTTGTTCCCCACCCGGATTCGGTACACGGGCCTGTCCACGGTGTACCAACTCTCCGGTGTGTACGCCTCCGGCCTGACACCGCTGATCCTGACGGCGTTGATCGCCGCCGGCGGCAAGACGCCCTGGCTCGCCTGCGGCTACCTGGTGGGCACCGCACTGATCAGCGTGGTCGCCACGGCGCTGCTGCGGCCCAAACAGCTGAGCGAACTGTGA
- a CDS encoding PadR family transcriptional regulator, with protein MSLRFAALGLLAQHPGSGYDLLKRFEVSMANVWPATQSQLYAELNKLADDGLIEVTAVGARGRKEYRITDAGRAALLGWITRPRDNTPIRRPDVLRVFLLGEMTPADASAYAGGVAAAADEVLAHYRDIRDNAPWDDSTADFYARAALEFGLRSAAMEAEWARWLQAEIAKRELDQG; from the coding sequence GTGAGCCTGCGATTCGCCGCCCTGGGCCTGTTGGCCCAACACCCCGGGAGCGGTTATGACCTGCTGAAGCGGTTCGAGGTTTCGATGGCCAACGTCTGGCCTGCCACGCAGAGCCAGCTCTATGCCGAACTCAACAAGCTCGCCGATGACGGGCTGATCGAGGTCACTGCCGTGGGTGCCCGCGGTCGTAAGGAATACCGGATCACCGACGCCGGCCGCGCTGCGCTGCTCGGGTGGATCACCCGCCCGCGGGACAACACCCCGATCAGGCGGCCCGACGTGCTGCGGGTGTTCCTGCTCGGCGAGATGACGCCCGCCGACGCCAGCGCCTACGCCGGTGGGGTTGCCGCGGCCGCCGATGAGGTGCTGGCCCACTACCGGGACATTCGCGACAACGCGCCCTGGGATGACAGCACGGCCGACTTCTACGCCCGCGCCGCACTGGAATTCGGCCTGCGCAGTGCGGCGATGGAAGCCGAGTGGGCGCGTTGGCTGCAGGCCGAGATCGCCAAGCGGGAGCTCGACCAGGGCTGA
- a CDS encoding glutamate--cysteine ligase: protein MGEEVTQTEFSRAHRQQYRRKVQLCLDVFETMLNQSSFDFDRPLTGMEIECNLVDSGYQPAMSNSDVLASIADPAYQTELGAYNIEFNVPPRPLPGTAALELESDIRASLNAAEDKANSSGAHIVMIGILPTLMPEHLAGDWMSPSTRYQALNDSIFTARGEDITIDIGGPERLSLLSPSIAPESACTSLQLHLQVSPGDFASNWNAAQVLAGPQLALGANSPFFFGHQLWSETRVELFAQATDTRPDELKSQGVRPRVWFGERWITSIFDLFEENVRYFPSLLPELSDEDPIAELAAGRTPNLAELRLHNGTVYRWNRPVYDVVGEGADAKPHLRVENRVLPAGPTVIDMLANSAFYYGMLRTLSEEERPVWTKLSFAAAEANFMSSARNGMDARLYWPGEGEVTPDELVLRRLLPMAHEGLRRWGVSTEVRDRFLGVIEGRAKTGQTGSSWQIATVRALQERGLTRPQALAEMLRLYCERMHSNEPVHTWDGPS from the coding sequence ATGGGCGAAGAGGTCACGCAGACTGAGTTCAGCCGCGCGCACCGCCAGCAGTACCGGCGCAAGGTGCAGCTGTGCCTCGACGTGTTCGAGACGATGCTGAACCAGTCGAGCTTCGACTTCGACCGGCCGTTGACCGGCATGGAGATCGAGTGCAACCTCGTCGACTCCGGCTACCAACCGGCGATGTCGAATTCCGATGTCCTGGCTTCGATCGCCGATCCGGCCTATCAGACCGAATTGGGCGCCTACAACATCGAATTCAACGTGCCGCCGCGGCCGCTGCCCGGCACGGCCGCGCTGGAGTTGGAGTCCGATATCCGCGCCAGCCTCAATGCCGCCGAGGACAAGGCCAATTCCAGCGGCGCGCACATCGTGATGATCGGGATTCTGCCGACGCTGATGCCGGAGCATCTGGCCGGGGACTGGATGAGTCCGTCCACGCGCTATCAGGCACTCAACGACTCCATCTTCACCGCACGTGGTGAGGACATCACGATCGATATCGGTGGCCCGGAACGGCTGAGTCTGCTGTCGCCGTCGATCGCACCTGAATCCGCCTGCACCAGTTTGCAATTGCACCTGCAGGTCTCCCCCGGTGATTTCGCCAGCAACTGGAACGCCGCCCAGGTCCTGGCCGGGCCGCAGCTTGCGCTCGGGGCCAACTCCCCGTTCTTCTTCGGGCACCAACTGTGGTCCGAGACCCGGGTCGAGTTGTTCGCCCAGGCCACCGACACCCGGCCCGACGAGCTGAAATCACAAGGCGTGCGGCCCCGCGTCTGGTTCGGCGAGCGCTGGATCACGTCGATCTTCGACCTGTTCGAGGAGAACGTGCGCTATTTCCCGTCGCTGCTACCGGAACTGTCCGATGAGGACCCGATCGCCGAACTGGCAGCGGGCCGCACCCCGAATCTGGCTGAGCTGCGGCTGCACAACGGCACGGTGTACCGGTGGAACCGCCCGGTTTACGACGTGGTTGGCGAGGGGGCCGACGCCAAGCCGCATCTGCGCGTCGAGAATCGGGTGTTGCCGGCGGGCCCCACCGTGATCGACATGCTGGCCAACTCCGCGTTTTACTACGGCATGCTGCGCACCCTCTCCGAGGAGGAGCGCCCGGTCTGGACGAAGTTGAGTTTCGCTGCGGCGGAGGCGAATTTCATGTCCTCGGCCCGCAACGGGATGGATGCCCGGCTGTACTGGCCCGGCGAAGGTGAGGTGACGCCCGACGAGCTGGTGCTGCGGCGGCTGCTGCCGATGGCCCACGAAGGGCTGCGGCGCTGGGGCGTGTCCACCGAGGTTCGGGACCGTTTCCTCGGGGTGATCGAGGGGCGTGCCAAGACCGGGCAGACAGGGTCCTCCTGGCAGATCGCGACGGTGCGGGCGCTGCAGGAACGCGGCCTGACCCGACCGCAGGCACTGGCGGAGATGCTGCGGCTGTACTGCGAGCGGATGCACAGTAACGAGCCGGTCCACACGTGGGACGGCCCGTCTTGA
- a CDS encoding methyltransferase domain-containing protein, translating to MAFEIIDWDGAYKGDSENFQGPPPWNIGEPQPELAALIGDGKVHGEVLDAGCGYAELSLALAAQGFTVVGIELTPTAVAAARQAAQERGLENATFVQDDITSFTGFDGRFDTIIDSTLFHSLPVEARDAYQRAVFAAAAPGATYFILVFAKGAFPAELQEKPNEVTEAELREAVGKYWAIDEVRPAFIHADIPQLPNVPTPPHDRDEKGRIKMPAFLLTAHKPA from the coding sequence ATGGCCTTCGAAATCATCGACTGGGACGGTGCGTACAAGGGCGATTCGGAGAACTTCCAGGGCCCGCCACCGTGGAACATCGGTGAACCCCAACCGGAATTGGCGGCCCTGATCGGCGACGGCAAGGTGCACGGCGAGGTCCTTGATGCCGGCTGCGGTTACGCCGAACTGTCGTTGGCGCTGGCAGCGCAGGGATTCACCGTCGTCGGCATCGAGCTGACGCCCACCGCGGTGGCGGCCGCCCGTCAGGCAGCTCAGGAACGCGGTTTGGAGAACGCGACATTCGTGCAGGACGACATCACGTCGTTCACCGGGTTCGACGGGCGCTTCGACACCATCATCGACAGCACCCTGTTCCATTCGCTGCCGGTGGAAGCGCGTGATGCCTACCAGCGGGCGGTCTTCGCAGCCGCGGCTCCCGGTGCCACCTACTTCATCCTGGTGTTCGCCAAAGGAGCCTTCCCCGCGGAGTTGCAGGAGAAGCCCAACGAGGTCACCGAAGCCGAACTACGTGAGGCGGTGGGTAAGTACTGGGCCATCGATGAGGTGCGCCCGGCGTTCATCCATGCCGATATCCCGCAGCTGCCCAATGTTCCTACTCCCCCGCACGACCGCGACGAGAAGGGCCGGATCAAGATGCCGGCTTTCCTGCTGACGGCGCACAAGCCGGCGTAG